A genomic stretch from Marinobacter fonticola includes:
- a CDS encoding 3'-5' exonuclease: MNVSDRPAFIDFEASSLDLIASYPIEVGVSLPDGTLHSWLIAPHVLWQDWSESAEAIHGISRDTLLAEGREVRDVAYELNQILSDEVYCDAWTFDSFWLHRLFRAARLRPNFLLESVSSILGAHQIQQWSETRQQVIESLGLPVHRAANDALILQETWHRVVGNTPTQNLHYHIARP, translated from the coding sequence ATGAACGTTTCTGATAGACCGGCATTTATCGATTTCGAGGCCTCGAGCCTGGACCTGATCGCAAGCTACCCGATCGAGGTTGGCGTCAGCCTGCCCGATGGAACGCTACATAGTTGGCTAATCGCGCCGCATGTGCTCTGGCAGGACTGGTCGGAAAGCGCCGAAGCCATTCACGGTATCAGCCGCGACACGCTGCTCGCCGAGGGCCGTGAAGTCAGAGACGTTGCTTATGAGCTAAACCAGATCCTTAGTGACGAAGTCTACTGCGATGCCTGGACCTTCGACAGTTTCTGGCTGCATCGTTTGTTTCGGGCGGCCCGCCTCCGTCCCAATTTTCTCCTGGAGTCGGTTTCGTCCATTTTGGGTGCTCACCAGATCCAGCAATGGTCGGAAACGCGTCAGCAGGTCATCGAATCGTTAGGGTTGCCGGTGCATCGGGCTGCAAATGACGCACTCATACTGCAGGAAACCTGGCATCGTGTGGTGGGCAATACCCCAACGCAAAACCTGCACTATCATATCGCACGCCCTTGA
- a CDS encoding sensor domain-containing diguanylate cyclase, whose amino-acid sequence MTGFSDVASPVRRALSISLVYAVVGALWIAGSDYALSLLFPDPQTLTLAQTYKGWAFVGVTSFLLFWVILRQFRRYRDVINANSDQAAAIRELSQFRESVIDNANIWIQVFDPDGNIVVWNKAAELISGYTKDQVLYSDLVWTWLCPDAEDRRHIFTHVQATMADGSDLSDFETFITTRDGARRQMLWNARHFSGPDGSIEGAIAIAVDVTEQREMETRARASTRQLKTLMDNLPGMAYRCLFDDAWTMKFVSDGCREVTGYAPDELTDNRDVSFVDMIDDSANEENVHIVEQAVAEAEPYSIEYPLTRRDGSRIWVWERGRSVQVDGELMLEGILMDISDRKALEQELERLATLDALTGLYNRREAERRLHEEISRSERYGRSVALLWIDLDRFKKVNDRHGHAKGDEVLRRVSQLIADSVRTVDIAARYGGEEFIVLLPERDLEEASATAERLRQLVERQVLTVDGEAVERLSVSIGIALFPQHADTADALCNAADQAMYTAKRSGRNQVCIAGQSAGERRKNPSKHL is encoded by the coding sequence ATGACCGGGTTCAGCGATGTTGCATCGCCGGTTCGCCGGGCACTTAGTATTAGTTTGGTCTACGCTGTTGTCGGCGCATTGTGGATTGCCGGTAGCGACTATGCCCTGTCACTTCTGTTTCCCGACCCGCAGACGCTGACCCTGGCCCAAACCTATAAGGGGTGGGCCTTTGTCGGCGTGACGTCCTTCCTCTTGTTCTGGGTGATCTTGCGCCAGTTTCGCCGCTACCGCGATGTAATAAACGCTAATTCAGACCAGGCTGCCGCCATCCGCGAACTCAGCCAATTCCGCGAAAGTGTAATCGATAATGCCAACATTTGGATCCAGGTTTTCGATCCCGACGGTAATATCGTGGTTTGGAATAAAGCCGCAGAGTTGATCAGCGGCTACACCAAGGACCAGGTGCTTTACAGCGATTTGGTCTGGACGTGGCTTTGTCCGGATGCAGAGGATCGCAGGCACATCTTCACCCATGTCCAGGCCACTATGGCGGACGGGTCAGATCTGTCGGACTTCGAGACCTTCATTACCACCCGTGACGGTGCGAGGAGACAAATGCTGTGGAATGCCCGCCACTTTTCAGGCCCGGATGGCTCGATAGAGGGGGCGATCGCCATCGCGGTTGATGTCACCGAGCAGCGGGAAATGGAGACGCGGGCACGCGCCAGTACGCGTCAGTTAAAGACACTGATGGATAACCTGCCGGGTATGGCCTACCGCTGCCTGTTCGATGACGCCTGGACGATGAAGTTTGTCTCCGACGGCTGCCGCGAAGTCACTGGCTATGCCCCTGACGAGTTAACCGACAATCGGGATGTCTCCTTCGTCGACATGATCGATGATTCGGCCAATGAGGAAAATGTCCACATTGTTGAGCAGGCCGTTGCCGAGGCCGAGCCCTACTCGATCGAATACCCCCTGACCCGCCGCGATGGCAGTCGCATTTGGGTGTGGGAGCGTGGCCGCAGCGTGCAGGTGGACGGCGAGCTCATGCTTGAAGGCATCCTGATGGACATCAGTGACCGCAAGGCGCTGGAGCAGGAGTTGGAGCGGCTCGCCACCCTCGATGCGCTGACCGGGCTCTACAACCGGCGCGAGGCGGAACGCCGCCTGCATGAGGAAATAAGTCGATCCGAGCGCTACGGGCGCTCCGTCGCGCTGCTGTGGATCGATTTGGACCGCTTCAAGAAGGTCAATGACCGTCACGGTCACGCCAAGGGCGACGAGGTTCTCCGGCGGGTCAGCCAACTGATTGCCGACTCCGTCCGCACCGTCGATATTGCGGCGCGCTACGGAGGCGAGGAATTCATCGTGCTGCTGCCCGAGCGGGACCTGGAGGAGGCCAGCGCGACTGCGGAACGGCTGCGCCAGCTTGTGGAGCGTCAGGTGCTCACTGTCGACGGCGAAGCGGTGGAGCGCTTGTCCGTCAGCATCGGTATTGCGTTATTTCCCCAGCATGCCGACACCGCCGATGCCCTGTGTAATGCAGCGGATCAGGCCATGTACACGGCCAAGCGGTCCGGCCGCAATCAGGTGTGCATTGCCGGCCAGTCGGCTGGCGAGAGACGGAAGAATCCCTCCAAGCATTTGTAA
- a CDS encoding DUF1415 domain-containing protein has translation MPQLEQTAIAATRTWLERAVIGLNLCPFARAPYLRSQVHFAASAAVSEEDLLTDLVVEIEALLDKSPEQRDTTLLILTDGLADFASFNAFVAAADALLDALGLEGVLQIASFHPDYQFADTAPDAIENYTNRSPYPILHLLREDSVSRAVDAMQDPDEIYQANIERLRALGHSGWDRLWPRR, from the coding sequence ATGCCCCAGCTAGAACAAACCGCCATCGCCGCGACCCGCACCTGGCTCGAACGCGCCGTGATCGGGCTTAACCTGTGCCCCTTCGCACGGGCCCCTTATCTGCGCTCGCAAGTGCACTTTGCCGCATCCGCCGCCGTGAGCGAAGAGGACCTGCTCACCGATCTGGTTGTGGAAATCGAGGCCTTGCTCGATAAATCCCCGGAACAACGGGATACCACCTTGCTGATCCTGACCGACGGCCTGGCCGACTTCGCCTCCTTCAACGCCTTCGTCGCGGCGGCGGACGCCCTGCTTGACGCACTCGGCCTGGAAGGCGTGCTGCAAATAGCCAGCTTCCACCCCGACTATCAATTCGCTGACACTGCGCCGGACGCCATCGAAAACTATACCAATCGTTCCCCCTACCCCATACTGCATCTATTGCGGGAAGACAGCGTGAGCCGGGCCGTGGATGCGATGCAAGACCCGGACGAAATCTATCAGGCCAACATCGAACGCCTCCGGGCGCTGGGCCATAGCGGTTGGGACAGACTATGGCCGCGCCGCTAA
- a CDS encoding response regulator: protein MENLRILVVEDEPTMRELLKDMLHQTGATLVVECEDAASARTQFQNEAFHIVMLDLGLPDMDGHELMQEFKQINEQQHIVLVTADDSIDSIQRAISAGANGYVVKPYSKEKILDVVNNYVMMHGGQEDALRGFSRR, encoded by the coding sequence ATGGAAAACCTGCGTATCCTCGTTGTTGAGGACGAACCGACCATGCGCGAGTTGCTCAAGGACATGCTGCACCAGACCGGTGCGACCCTGGTGGTGGAATGTGAGGACGCCGCCAGCGCCCGGACACAGTTCCAGAACGAGGCTTTTCACATCGTGATGCTGGACCTGGGGCTGCCGGATATGGATGGCCACGAGCTGATGCAGGAGTTCAAGCAGATCAACGAGCAGCAGCACATCGTGCTGGTGACGGCCGACGATTCTATCGACAGCATCCAGCGCGCCATCAGCGCCGGTGCCAACGGCTATGTGGTCAAGCCCTATTCAAAGGAAAAGATTCTGGACGTCGTCAATAATTACGTGATGATGCATGGGGGGCAAGAAGATGCCCTCCGGGGATTCAGCCGGCGCTAA
- a CDS encoding DUF6164 family protein: MPHFLMNLRHVPDDEADEVRALLETHRINYYETPPSRWGISMGGFWVHEADEAERARGLLASYQRERAHAQRADYERRRAAGDVLSFRQRLARRPVTVLAVLLAVALILGLALGPFLSW, from the coding sequence ATGCCGCACTTCCTGATGAACCTGCGCCATGTCCCCGACGACGAGGCGGACGAGGTTCGGGCGCTGCTCGAAACCCATCGCATCAACTATTACGAAACCCCGCCCAGCCGGTGGGGCATCAGCATGGGTGGTTTCTGGGTCCATGAAGCCGACGAGGCCGAGCGCGCGCGCGGTCTCTTGGCGTCATACCAGAGGGAGCGCGCTCATGCCCAGCGGGCAGACTACGAGCGTCGCCGGGCTGCAGGCGACGTGCTGTCTTTCCGCCAGCGGCTGGCGCGGCGACCGGTCACCGTCCTCGCGGTACTGCTGGCGGTCGCGCTGATCCTGGGTTTGGCATTGGGTCCTTTTTTGTCCTGGTAG
- a CDS encoding M90 family metallopeptidase: MVYFLCILAVVAVAGYRLFFYRRQRRKQVASRTFPDSWRERLNEDMALYRQMPPEVREQVESGILILLDELEFYGCDGLTVTEEMRLLIAAHGALLICGLNLDYYDSLRAVLLYPDAYRAPADHHDGFVYTEAEDHRLGESWGEGRVILTWSTLQQEAAQPNAASNVALHEFAHQLDQLDGASDGAPPLHSDSEARTWEAVFNDAWERLKQQAYSGTTVLDPYGATDPAEFFAVATETFFCRPSDLRAEEPHLYKCLEGFFRLSPADWPAMHT; the protein is encoded by the coding sequence ATGGTGTATTTTCTCTGCATTCTCGCCGTCGTGGCCGTGGCCGGCTACCGCTTGTTCTTCTATCGGCGTCAGCGCCGCAAACAGGTGGCTTCCCGCACCTTTCCCGATTCCTGGCGCGAACGGCTCAATGAGGATATGGCGCTCTACCGCCAGATGCCGCCGGAGGTGCGTGAACAGGTGGAATCCGGCATCCTCATTTTGCTGGATGAACTTGAATTCTACGGTTGCGATGGCCTGACCGTGACCGAAGAAATGCGCTTGCTGATCGCCGCCCACGGCGCATTGTTGATCTGCGGCCTAAACCTCGACTATTACGACAGCCTGCGGGCCGTACTGCTCTATCCGGACGCTTATCGCGCCCCGGCGGACCACCACGACGGATTCGTCTATACCGAAGCGGAAGACCACCGGCTGGGCGAGTCCTGGGGGGAAGGGCGGGTCATCCTCACCTGGTCCACGTTGCAGCAGGAGGCGGCCCAGCCCAATGCGGCCAGCAACGTCGCGCTGCATGAATTCGCCCATCAACTCGATCAGCTCGACGGCGCCTCGGACGGCGCGCCGCCGCTGCATTCGGATTCCGAAGCCAGAACCTGGGAGGCGGTTTTCAACGACGCCTGGGAACGTCTGAAACAACAGGCTTACTCGGGTACTACGGTGCTCGATCCCTATGGCGCTACGGACCCGGCGGAGTTCTTCGCCGTCGCCACCGAAACCTTCTTCTGCCGCCCCTCCGATCTGCGCGCCGAGGAGCCTCATCTTTACAAATGCTTGGAGGGATTCTTCCGTCTCTCGCCAGCCGACTGGCCGGCAATGCACACCTGA
- a CDS encoding alpha/beta hydrolase, which translates to MKTCLILLASVLLSGCVRHLNAPDTTVPARTTEWRVEKNIVYTPPDWPQTLHADIYLPEGPGPHPAVLSVHGGGWERRSRDDMAGISETLASHGLAVMNIGYRFAPEYRFPAQLHDLQQAMHWLNDNAQRLDIDTNRMAGFGYSSGAHLVSLLGLVANQGGELDTPHGGPETTLDAVVAGGTPSDLRKFDSGKLVIQLLGGTKQAMPERYAAASPVTHITPQAPPFFLFHGSWDDLVPLDHTTDFQSALAADGVPTEMMVLSWRGHILTFLTSHQVVDDAIQFLYRQLDMTDEEPVPRAT; encoded by the coding sequence ATGAAAACCTGCCTCATATTATTAGCCAGCGTGCTTCTGTCCGGCTGCGTTCGTCACCTCAATGCCCCTGACACGACGGTGCCTGCCCGGACCACAGAGTGGCGCGTTGAAAAAAACATCGTCTACACGCCCCCAGACTGGCCGCAGACCTTACATGCCGACATCTATCTACCAGAAGGGCCGGGGCCCCATCCAGCGGTACTGTCCGTCCATGGCGGTGGCTGGGAGCGCCGCTCCCGGGACGACATGGCGGGGATCTCCGAGACACTGGCCAGTCACGGTTTAGCCGTCATGAACATCGGCTACCGCTTCGCCCCGGAATACCGCTTCCCGGCCCAACTGCACGATCTGCAGCAGGCAATGCACTGGCTCAACGACAACGCCCAGCGGCTGGATATCGACACCAATCGCATGGCCGGCTTTGGCTATTCTTCCGGCGCCCACCTAGTTAGCCTGTTGGGACTAGTGGCCAACCAGGGTGGGGAGCTCGACACGCCCCACGGCGGCCCCGAAACCACGCTGGATGCGGTGGTTGCTGGCGGCACACCCAGCGACCTGCGCAAGTTCGACTCCGGCAAACTGGTGATACAACTCCTTGGCGGAACCAAACAGGCCATGCCGGAACGTTATGCGGCGGCGTCACCGGTCACCCACATCACTCCGCAAGCGCCGCCGTTCTTCCTCTTCCATGGAAGTTGGGACGATCTGGTGCCGCTCGACCATACCACGGATTTCCAATCTGCGCTGGCGGCCGACGGTGTTCCTACCGAGATGATGGTTCTAAGCTGGCGCGGCCATATCCTAACCTTTCTCACCAGCCATCAAGTGGTCGACGACGCCATCCAATTTCTTTACCGGCAACTGGACATGACGGACGAAGAGCCGGTGCCCAGGGCGACTTAA
- the queC gene encoding 7-cyano-7-deazaguanine synthase QueC produces the protein MSEKVVVIYSGGMDSFTLLHRARASGHEVHALSFNYGQRHVRELECAEAVCKTLAVPHKVVDMSPMASLMTGSALTDAIGVPEGHYEEDNMKSTVVPNRNMILLSLATGYAVSVGAQAVWYGAHGGDHAIYPDCRPEFVSKMDAVCRVANYEPVGIEAPYMQMDKGQILSEGLAMDLDYSQTWTCYNGREKACGRCGSCVERLEAFAHHGLTDPLPYEVEV, from the coding sequence ATGTCCGAGAAAGTCGTGGTCATCTATTCCGGTGGCATGGATTCCTTCACTCTGCTGCACCGGGCCCGTGCATCAGGGCACGAGGTACATGCGCTGTCGTTCAATTACGGTCAACGCCATGTGCGGGAACTGGAATGCGCCGAAGCGGTCTGCAAAACCTTGGCCGTTCCTCATAAGGTAGTCGATATGTCACCAATGGCTAGCCTGATGACCGGCTCGGCGCTGACCGACGCAATCGGCGTGCCGGAGGGGCATTATGAAGAAGACAACATGAAGTCCACAGTCGTGCCTAACCGAAACATGATTCTGCTTTCGCTGGCTACCGGTTACGCGGTGTCTGTCGGTGCCCAAGCGGTTTGGTACGGTGCCCACGGCGGCGATCACGCCATCTATCCCGATTGCCGGCCCGAATTTGTGTCGAAGATGGACGCCGTGTGCCGGGTCGCCAACTACGAGCCGGTCGGTATCGAGGCGCCCTACATGCAGATGGATAAGGGGCAGATCTTGTCTGAAGGGCTGGCGATGGATCTGGATTACAGCCAAACCTGGACGTGCTACAACGGCCGCGAGAAAGCCTGCGGCCGCTGTGGCTCATGCGTAGAGCGCCTGGAAGCGTTTGCCCATCATGGATTGACGGACCCGCTCCCCTACGAAGTGGAGGTTTGA
- a CDS encoding response regulator yields MYSLTAALLTAFILLCLLIPGIASAAGKACHDVPIEVAPGEERVGLASCLWYLEDPTGDLSLENVRAKDLEEAFRKHDGGVLNFGYTESAYWARFDLEYAGTAPVERFLELSLPLVDQVSVHVYRDGVLSDERELGYTPNWDERELLVPNPVFKLTLHPAEAVRVYLRVETANTFRLPLMLWSPDAYIEKVAVDETIQGIFLGSILAILAYNLFVAIAVRERSHIHYVLYLVFAALFIATEQVHGLQLFDERPWFLSKDLLHYQILLAWFFGILMARALLELPRHSRDLDKVLQVCVGGVVVTIVLSLFLPYHVAMEWTVMSSIILAIVLIVVSYWAWKHFNAAARTYFFAWTCTLAGVGVYALTVMGFVPLNLFTAHAPQIGLTAQIILFSFALADRIKLIQAEALDWSQRALSNLTRYQSLFNNAVEGIFQMSLERRFVAANPAMATLLGYDDAERMTRQVPDVLSACFADPDLRQQVIRQLENHGTAKGVETRCFTIRGEERWLNVSLNTVYDVDGEPGHLEGTCIDITERKQREAMEKERENERMEKELARNSAEAKSQFLANMSHEIRTPLAAIIGYGETLLDPGLKEDEKRSSAETVVRSGRHLLDLVNDILDHSKIDANKLNVDILEVNLPELLDEVRAFFAPRSKEKGVDFSIACEFPLPETIQTDPTRLRQIIINLCGNALKFTESGTISLNVRCQRETETLVARVVDSGIGMKPEQLSRLFDPFAQGSAAIARQYGGTGLGLSISKRLAEMLGGSIAVSSVYGEGSEFEVSIATGPLEGVHLLRDASELVQRRRMLPMVAAPRLQGRILCAEDNEVNRKLVKLMVERTGAEIAYANNGAEALDLATHEAFDLILMDIQMPVMNGRDATVALREAGVNTPIIALTANVMAEDIDDYRRAGCTDHVAKPIDKHRFYEVLARYLTLDDRLHKNEEQQYSGTVLVAEDNDDNRLLVERLLRRFGLEAIAVTNGREAVQIALAKTVHLILMDRHMPAMDGAEATRMLRQTGFRRPIVAFTAGDQREIDELLDAGCDGVLNKPIDSDHLAAMLARHLDAVNAPRSSASEESEGIHALVSQFLDGLPRRIEIMEKAFRDDDWAALQSQSHQIKGTAGAMGYPLMTEQAGELEAAVKRGDANRALALFDTLKALMRQALATLELPSEDR; encoded by the coding sequence GTGTACTCACTGACCGCTGCCTTGTTGACAGCGTTTATCCTGCTTTGCCTGCTGATTCCTGGCATCGCCTCTGCCGCCGGTAAAGCCTGCCACGACGTCCCTATCGAAGTAGCTCCCGGGGAAGAGCGCGTCGGTCTGGCCTCCTGTCTTTGGTACCTGGAAGATCCTACCGGGGATTTGTCGTTGGAGAACGTTCGGGCCAAGGATCTGGAGGAGGCTTTTCGCAAGCATGACGGCGGCGTCCTCAACTTTGGCTACACCGAATCGGCCTACTGGGCGCGCTTCGATCTGGAATACGCCGGCACTGCCCCGGTCGAGCGCTTTTTGGAACTCAGTCTGCCGTTGGTGGATCAGGTGTCGGTTCATGTTTATCGCGACGGGGTTCTCTCGGATGAGCGCGAGCTAGGCTATACTCCAAACTGGGACGAGCGCGAGCTGCTGGTGCCCAATCCCGTCTTCAAACTGACGCTGCACCCTGCCGAGGCGGTGCGGGTTTACCTCCGGGTGGAAACCGCCAATACCTTCCGCCTGCCCCTGATGCTTTGGTCGCCGGACGCCTACATCGAAAAGGTGGCGGTGGATGAGACCATTCAAGGCATTTTTCTCGGCAGTATCCTGGCAATACTGGCCTACAACCTGTTCGTCGCCATTGCCGTGCGTGAGCGCAGCCACATCCATTACGTGCTCTACCTGGTGTTCGCCGCCCTGTTTATCGCCACAGAACAAGTGCATGGCCTGCAACTGTTCGACGAGCGGCCCTGGTTCCTCAGCAAGGACCTCCTGCACTACCAGATACTGCTCGCCTGGTTTTTCGGCATCCTCATGGCCCGCGCGTTGTTGGAACTGCCCAGGCATTCGCGGGATCTGGATAAGGTGTTGCAGGTTTGCGTGGGCGGCGTGGTGGTGACAATCGTCCTTAGTTTGTTCCTGCCCTATCACGTGGCGATGGAGTGGACCGTCATGAGCTCCATCATTCTGGCCATCGTGCTCATCGTGGTCAGTTACTGGGCCTGGAAGCATTTCAATGCGGCGGCGCGGACCTACTTCTTTGCATGGACCTGCACCCTGGCGGGTGTCGGGGTGTACGCGCTGACGGTAATGGGATTCGTACCGCTTAACTTGTTTACCGCCCACGCGCCGCAAATAGGTCTGACGGCCCAGATTATCCTGTTTTCGTTCGCGCTGGCGGACCGGATCAAGCTAATCCAGGCCGAAGCGCTGGACTGGAGTCAGCGGGCATTATCCAACCTGACCCGCTACCAATCGCTGTTCAACAATGCGGTGGAAGGCATCTTCCAAATGTCGCTGGAACGTCGCTTTGTGGCTGCCAACCCCGCCATGGCAACTCTGCTGGGCTACGACGATGCCGAGCGCATGACTCGTCAGGTGCCCGATGTATTATCGGCCTGTTTTGCCGACCCGGACCTGCGCCAGCAGGTGATCCGGCAGTTGGAAAACCACGGGACCGCCAAGGGCGTCGAGACGCGCTGCTTCACGATTCGCGGGGAAGAGCGCTGGCTCAACGTCTCGCTCAACACGGTATATGACGTGGACGGCGAACCCGGGCACCTGGAAGGCACCTGTATCGATATTACCGAGCGCAAGCAGCGCGAGGCGATGGAAAAAGAGCGCGAAAACGAGCGCATGGAGAAAGAGCTGGCACGCAACTCGGCGGAAGCGAAAAGCCAGTTTCTGGCCAACATGAGCCATGAGATTCGCACGCCGCTGGCGGCGATCATCGGTTACGGCGAAACGCTGCTCGATCCCGGGCTCAAAGAGGATGAAAAGCGCAGCAGCGCTGAAACGGTCGTGCGCAGCGGCCGTCATCTGCTTGACTTGGTCAACGATATTCTCGACCACTCCAAAATCGATGCCAACAAACTCAACGTGGACATCCTCGAGGTTAACCTGCCTGAATTACTGGATGAGGTGCGGGCTTTTTTCGCGCCGCGGTCGAAGGAGAAAGGTGTCGATTTCAGTATTGCCTGCGAGTTCCCCCTGCCGGAGACGATCCAAACCGATCCGACGCGACTACGGCAGATCATCATCAACCTGTGCGGCAACGCCCTGAAGTTCACCGAGAGTGGCACGATTTCGCTGAACGTGCGCTGCCAGCGGGAGACCGAGACGTTAGTGGCCCGGGTGGTGGACAGCGGTATCGGCATGAAGCCGGAGCAGCTCTCACGCCTGTTCGACCCTTTCGCCCAGGGGAGCGCGGCCATTGCCCGGCAATACGGCGGCACCGGATTGGGTTTGAGTATTTCCAAACGCCTGGCGGAGATGCTCGGCGGTTCGATTGCGGTCAGCAGCGTTTACGGAGAAGGCAGTGAGTTTGAGGTCTCCATCGCGACCGGACCGCTTGAGGGGGTGCATCTACTGCGCGATGCTTCGGAACTCGTGCAGCGCCGTCGCATGTTGCCAATGGTCGCCGCGCCGCGTCTGCAGGGGCGTATCCTCTGCGCCGAGGACAATGAGGTCAACCGCAAGCTGGTCAAGCTGATGGTCGAGCGCACCGGCGCCGAAATCGCGTACGCGAACAACGGCGCGGAAGCCCTCGACCTGGCGACGCACGAAGCCTTCGATCTGATCCTCATGGATATCCAGATGCCGGTCATGAACGGGCGGGATGCGACGGTCGCTTTGCGCGAGGCGGGTGTGAATACGCCTATTATCGCGCTTACCGCCAACGTCATGGCCGAGGATATCGACGATTACCGGCGCGCCGGCTGCACCGACCACGTGGCGAAACCGATCGACAAGCATCGCTTCTATGAAGTCCTCGCCCGTTACCTGACGCTGGATGACAGGTTGCACAAGAACGAGGAACAGCAATACAGCGGCACCGTGCTGGTTGCCGAGGACAACGACGACAACCGCCTCCTGGTGGAACGTCTGCTGCGCCGATTCGGGCTGGAGGCCATCGCCGTCACCAATGGACGGGAGGCCGTGCAGATCGCGTTGGCGAAGACCGTGCACCTGATTCTGATGGATCGCCACATGCCGGCTATGGATGGCGCCGAGGCGACCCGGATGCTGCGCCAGACCGGTTTCCGGCGACCTATCGTGGCGTTTACCGCCGGCGATCAGCGGGAAATCGACGAATTATTGGACGCCGGGTGTGATGGCGTGCTCAATAAACCCATCGACAGCGACCACTTGGCGGCTATGCTGGCGCGTCACTTGGATGCGGTGAACGCCCCTCGGTCGAGTGCGAGTGAAGAAAGCGAAGGCATTCATGCCCTGGTCAGCCAGTTCCTGGACGGCTTGCCCAGGCGGATTGAAATCATGGAGAAGGCGTTCCGGGATGATGATTGGGCAGCGCTCCAAAGCCAGTCGCACCAGATCAAGGGTACAGCCGGGGCCATGGGTTACCCGTTAATGACCGAGCAGGCCGGCGAGCTGGAAGCGGCCGTCAAACGTGGCGATGCGAATCGGGCACTGGCCCTCTTCGATACACTTAAAGCCCTGATGCGGCAGGCTCTGGCCACGTTGGAACTACCAAGCGAGGATCGATAA
- a CDS encoding serine hydrolase domain-containing protein — translation MHSLTRRALNASPVPRNLNAVTAVDAASEVSPEQAGIGADALDNVWRSVERLYRTGIHPGMQLCLRHKGQVVLHRAIGHASGNGPRDGKGARRLPMTPGTPVCYFSASKAVTALLIHILAEQGRINLLDPVSYYCPEFAQNGKRTITIHQILSHRGGIPAIPRDTPLDTLWDPDAIWRLLCEARPVEVDGAKVAYHAITGGFVLQRVLETVTGESIETFLDRHIRQPLGMTWFTYGIGKERLQDLASNYATGPNPVFPISWILQRALGGDMQTIEAVVNDVRFQEAVVPAANLCGTAEEMSRFYQMMLNGGIWKGNKVCEPLTIRRAIQQFGSLQIDRTLMIPMRFSAGMMLGGEPLGIWGPHSREAFGHVGLINKLCWADASRDISVSLLNTGLPLVAHHLPALGRFIWTVCRAFPKVPEAERPPAIA, via the coding sequence ATGCACTCCCTGACCCGCCGCGCTTTGAACGCGTCCCCGGTCCCCCGGAATCTGAACGCTGTCACCGCCGTCGACGCCGCCTCCGAAGTGTCGCCTGAGCAGGCCGGCATCGGTGCTGACGCCCTGGACAATGTGTGGCGCAGCGTCGAGCGGCTCTATCGCACCGGTATACATCCCGGCATGCAATTGTGTCTGCGCCACAAGGGACAGGTGGTGCTGCACCGGGCCATCGGCCATGCCAGCGGCAACGGACCCCGGGACGGTAAAGGCGCCCGCCGCCTGCCGATGACGCCCGGGACGCCGGTTTGCTACTTCTCGGCATCCAAGGCGGTGACGGCGCTGCTCATCCATATCCTGGCGGAACAAGGGCGCATTAACCTGCTGGATCCGGTGAGCTACTACTGCCCGGAATTCGCTCAGAACGGCAAACGCACTATTACCATTCATCAGATTTTATCCCACCGCGGCGGTATCCCGGCGATTCCCAGGGACACGCCGCTGGACACCTTGTGGGACCCTGACGCGATCTGGCGCTTACTGTGCGAGGCGCGTCCGGTCGAGGTGGATGGCGCGAAGGTGGCGTATCACGCGATTACCGGCGGGTTCGTGCTGCAACGGGTGCTGGAGACGGTGACCGGCGAGTCCATCGAAACGTTTCTCGACCGGCATATCCGTCAGCCGCTGGGAATGACATGGTTCACCTACGGTATCGGCAAGGAGCGCCTGCAAGACTTGGCCTCCAATTACGCCACGGGACCTAACCCGGTTTTTCCCATCTCCTGGATCCTGCAGCGTGCGCTGGGCGGCGATATGCAGACCATCGAGGCGGTGGTGAACGACGTTCGCTTTCAGGAAGCCGTGGTGCCGGCCGCCAACCTGTGCGGTACTGCGGAGGAGATGTCGCGCTTTTACCAGATGATGCTCAATGGCGGTATCTGGAAGGGGAACAAGGTTTGCGAGCCGCTTACCATTCGCCGGGCCATCCAGCAGTTCGGTTCGCTGCAGATCGACCGCACGTTGATGATTCCCATGCGCTTCAGTGCCGGCATGATGTTGGGGGGCGAACCGCTGGGTATCTGGGGGCCCCATAGCCGTGAAGCTTTCGGGCATGTGGGGCTGATTAACAAGCTGTGCTGGGCGGACGCCTCGCGGGACATTTCGGTTAGCCTGCTCAACACCGGTCTACCGCTCGTTGCCCACCATCTACCGGCGCTGGGACGATTCATCTGGACGGTGTGCCGGGCGTTTCCGAAAGTGCCGGAGGCCGAAAGACCGCCAGCCATAGCTTAG